TATTGGTATTTCGAACCCCACAAGTTGTAGTAATGCTCTTATGTGTCTATTGTAATGTAATGGATTCACATcatattcttctttcaGGATAAATGCTTCATTATTTGGCGTTTTTTCGTTCTCTCCAGCAACTTCTAGATGGGAGGTAAATACAGCTATCAAATGCTGTACATTTTCACGCACCAACTCCACTAGATTCTGGGAGCCTTCATCGATTAATGTTGAAACCAGTACACCGATTTGCATATCTAAAATCATATTCTCAGACATCATTTCCTGTTGCTCAAAAGGAATAAATTGAGATGGTTGTACAGCATAAATTTCACTTTCCTTGGTCATTTTGTGTTCACCatatttttggaaataCCCGACAACACCATCATTCAAAGGTGGAAATAGTATTCCAACATGCCAAGCTGGTGAAGACTTCAGCTTCCTTTTCAGTCTGCTTAGATAGTATTTCGCAAAATCATTGATATGTGTTCTCGCTTTTGATGTTCTTGGTAGTCCATCTTGCTTCAGCATATCTTTAAgcaaaatgataaaatcTAATCTATAAAACAGagtttcttcattattttcgACAAAAAGTCTGtacagaaaagaaatgatcATCTTGATATGGGAATATTCTAATTCATTGAATCTTTTTAGTGTGTTGATGTATAGATCAATGGTATTCCTATGAAAGAATGAACTTTGTACCcttttgaaattaataacaatagTTTTATGGCCAGGATTAAGAATTTCAATGGCTTCATCAGGATCGTAGCCCTCTTCATTTACTAGCCGTTCATAGTCTTCCTTTGATATagatttcattttctttgcaCGTCTCTTAGACTCCACTACCAACGAGTTATCCCCGCTATACAtttctaatattttcaatacAGTGTGAGTAAGCTCGATAGATGTTTTCATAAAGGACAGGGAGTGAGTTGATGCAATTCTGGGAAGATTAGATAGTAGTTGTATTCTCTCATCGCTAAAAAGTCTGCTTAAAACGTACTCTAtatcttcattatcttcgAATTTCTTCAAGCTGTTTACAAGTTTCAACAGCTCATTGAAAGCAAGCATAGATGAATGAACAACTGCCCATGCCTTAGAGTCATATGAGGACCGTAGCAGTGAAGAAACTAAAATAAAAgttgtttctttgataGACTCCGAGATCATCATAATATCTGCATCTTTATCTACTTGGCATCTTAATATTTGGTATTTGTTGAACCATGCAAAGAATAATAGATactcaattttttcaagacttattattttatcttcCTCTGTTACAAAATAATTCGTGAcacttttcaataaataattgaaaCTTGAATCGATAAAATCATTGATAAAGtcattcaaatattttgaaatagttAATGGTAGGTATGTGCCGCTCTTCTTATGCACGTTCAATAAATTTGTAGGAAGACTCTCATTATCTGTTTCATTTCTAATCATTGGTCTTCTGCCTTTAGATTTTTTACTgtcatcaattttttgtaaCGCTTTAGAGTTGTCCAAAAGGTTTTGACTTCCAGAAACAGTTAATCTTTTCTGGTCTAAGGTTTGAATTGAGAGCATAGCACCAAACCTAGAATGTCTGGTTGAAGTATTCATtataacttttttttttagttgtGATTCCTTTTGTAGAAGATCATTCAGTTCTTGGCCCGCCTTTGAAAGATGATTTTCGCTTTGTGCTGTATCAAGTTCACCCGATTTAAAAAGAAGGGAGTCTTGGCTTATATCCTtagttaaaaaaaacataacCTCCATCAGGGGAATGTTTATAAAATCTTGGTCAAATTCTTTGGTCATTGAGCTTCCTAGGGTCAGCAAAAATGGAAAcactttatttttcttgaaGCAACTAATAACAGTGCTTTGGCTTATATCATCTTGAGTTACATTAGGAGGCAAAGTATCAACAGAATTTATACCTTTACTAGCAATATTCTTTCTCGCCGTTATTGTAAGCTCACCTGGCTCTATTGCAAGGATATTTCTAATGAAATTCAAGACCATTTTCAAAACCATATTATCCCTTGGAGTTCTAGCCAGCCGATCTAGTTTTATGACATCAATGGCTATTCTAATTGCCGCTTTAAGTACTTTACCATTCTCTACAGACAGGATCGCCTTCTTATAGGTCAATTGGTGTTTCT
The Nakaseomyces glabratus chromosome J, complete sequence genome window above contains:
- the TOF1 gene encoding Tof1p (CAGL0J08250g~Ortholog(s) have DNA binding activity), producing MSDTESPLTVLKARIALLATAIGGPDYTSQIDPPPYQIGDDCLACLKDLKRWFRLVDDNQRRWDVAMAVAEYKILTDDLLPILIDWENKCYLATKLSKGNSDISAHFKNKQYYDKIALNCLQLMVLMTWPLILTEQSSTNQINLYSELKKHQLTYKKAILSVENGKVLKAAIRIAIDVIKLDRLARTPRDNMVLKMVLNFIRNILAIEPGELTITARKNIASKGINSVDTLPPNVTQDDISQSTVISCFKKNKVFPFLLTLGSSMTKEFDQDFINIPLMEVMFFLTKDISQDSLLFKSGELDTAQSENHLSKAGQELNDLLQKESQLKKKVIMNTSTRHSRFGAMLSIQTLDQKRLTVSGSQNLLDNSKALQKIDDSKKSKGRRPMIRNETDNESLPTNLLNVHKKSGTYLPLTISKYLNDFINDFIDSSFNYLLKSVTNYFVTEEDKIISLEKIEYLLFFAWFNKYQILRCQVDKDADIMMISESIKETTFILVSSLLRSSYDSKAWAVVHSSMLAFNELLKLVNSLKKFEDNEDIEYVLSRLFSDERIQLLSNLPRIASTHSLSFMKTSIELTHTVLKILEMYSGDNSLVVESKRRAKKMKSISKEDYERLVNEEGYDPDEAIEILNPGHKTIVINFKRVQSSFFHRNTIDLYINTLKRFNELEYSHIKMIISFLYRLFVENNEETLFYRLDFIILLKDMLKQDGLPRTSKARTHINDFAKYYLSRLKRKLKSSPAWHVGILFPPLNDGVVGYFQKYGEHKMTKESEIYAVQPSQFIPFEQQEMMSENMILDMQIGVLVSTLIDEGSQNLVELVRENVQHLIAVFTSHLEVAGENEKTPNNEAFILKEEYDVNPLHYNRHIRALLQLVGFEIPILKSDPCFYRGTTEFSRLVKCEESITKYLNIPFETPNGLPSSSYLKQQSEKNNSLESDGWKGNEDYDYTDPNIVPDNEVDDNDYFKDLDKSTNIRKEKRTVGIASKKTQSKNKTSRNRKKASFRLPNAIEGKDKQPQENLEVFSKEYISDSDEDDEEILNPVFFENEMYMRWLLDKYNGQLPNDKFLSFGRFVNERLSNNGKVVSDFTSLFDGPVPPIDALPLEGITRKGPDKTLLTLSRVEINESNQDNENTQVNEQVDETSENLTINKNARNIGISHGHVESEADDDEPITKKRRTSAN